DNA from bacterium:
GGGGACTCCTCCGAACGGCTTTTGAACCGTCGATCACCCTAAAGCATCCAATAGACATCGATGGTTCAAGCTTTCCCTGGCCCGGCTTGAGGGCCAGGGAAAAAAGTGAGGAGGATGTCCCCGGCCCTCCCCGACCGGGCAGAAAGCCAACGCTGGCGTCATCTATGAAATTCGTGCTAATTTTCCCCTATGATCTCGATCCAGGTGGCCGAGTTCCTCCGGGACAACGAATACCATCTCAACCTCGAACAAGTCGCCGGCAAGAAGGGCCTGCTCAAAAAAATCACCATTCCGCGCATCCAAAAGCCCGGCCTCGCCCTCACCGGCGACACCTCCAACCTCCACTCCGGCCGCCTCCAAATCCTGGGCAAGTCCGAGATCACCTATCTGAACGGCCTGCCCGCCAAGAAGCTCAAGACCGTGGTCGAGAAAATCTGCAAGATCGACCTCTCGGCGATGGTCATCACCCGGGGCAATCCGGTGCCGCCGATCCTGCTCGAGGAGGCCGAAAAGAATTCGATCCCGCTGTTCACGACCAACCTCCTGACCAGCACCTTCATCAACCGGGTCACCAAGTTCCTCGAAGACAAGCTGACGGCCTCGACCAATATCCACGGCGTCCTGATGGACGTCTTCGGCGTCGGCATCCTGATCGTGGGCAAGAGCGGCATCGGAAAGAGCGAGGCCGCTCTCGACCTCATCCTGCGGGGCCACCGCTTGGTCGCCGACGACATCGTCGAGATCAAGAAGAAGCCGCCGGCCACCCTCTCCGGCATGTCGAGCGAGATCATCAAGTACCACATGGAGATCCGGGGCCTCGGCATCATCAATATCGAAGACCTCTTCGGCGTCGCCGCCATCCGCGACCGCAAGGTCATCGAGATCGTCGTCGAGCTGGTGGAATGGGATCCCAAGGAGGAGTACGACCGGCTCGGGATGGAGGAGCAGCACTATCCGATCCTCGACGTCAAGGTC
Protein-coding regions in this window:
- the hprK gene encoding HPr(Ser) kinase/phosphatase, whose protein sequence is MISIQVAEFLRDNEYHLNLEQVAGKKGLLKKITIPRIQKPGLALTGDTSNLHSGRLQILGKSEITYLNGLPAKKLKTVVEKICKIDLSAMVITRGNPVPPILLEEAEKNSIPLFTTNLLTSTFINRVTKFLEDKLTASTNIHGVLMDVFGVGILIVGKSGIGKSEAALDLILRGHRLVADDIVEIKKKPPATLSGMSSEIIKYHMEIRGLGIINIEDLFGVAAIRDRKVIEIVVELVEWDPKEEYDRLGMEEQHYPILDVKVPYLKIPVRPGRNVTTIIEVAARNHLLKQRGHFSAQEFDEKLARDLQSREKLNKTLWNSLE